The proteins below come from a single Brevundimonas sp. LM2 genomic window:
- the murG gene encoding undecaprenyldiphospho-muramoylpentapeptide beta-N-acetylglucosaminyltransferase, whose product MSRLCVVAAGGTGGHMFPAEALAREMAARGWRVVLATDHRGEHYAQAFPAEERLALDAATGSGPVALARAGLAIVRGVQQARSAFTRLDADVVVGFGGYPSAPALVAAILQGRPTLIHEQNAVLGRTNRILAPRVGAVASSFPTLERASAAVKARAQVVGAPVRADIRALYDRAYAPPADGPIRILVTGGSQGARILSETTPRALAALPEALRGRLKVQQQSRPETLETAQRIYRDAGIAAEVAPFFRDMASRLSEAHLVIGRAGASTCAELAVAAMPSILIPLKIATDDHQRLNARLLTDVQAAEVILEDSVTVDSLTAAIAAVLADPGRLVAMSAAARAVAIPDAAQRLADLTEATADKFASLSQRERA is encoded by the coding sequence ATGAGCAGACTGTGCGTCGTCGCCGCCGGGGGCACCGGGGGTCATATGTTTCCGGCCGAGGCCCTGGCCCGCGAGATGGCGGCGCGCGGCTGGCGCGTGGTCCTGGCCACCGACCATCGCGGCGAACATTATGCCCAGGCCTTTCCCGCCGAGGAACGTCTGGCGCTCGACGCCGCGACCGGCTCCGGACCCGTCGCCCTGGCTCGAGCGGGGCTCGCCATCGTGCGCGGCGTGCAGCAGGCCCGGTCCGCCTTCACCCGGCTGGACGCCGACGTCGTGGTCGGCTTCGGCGGCTATCCGTCCGCCCCCGCCCTGGTCGCCGCCATTCTTCAGGGCCGCCCGACCCTGATTCACGAACAGAACGCCGTCCTGGGCCGCACCAACCGTATCCTGGCCCCCCGCGTTGGTGCCGTGGCCTCGTCCTTTCCGACGCTGGAGCGCGCCAGCGCGGCGGTGAAGGCCCGGGCCCAGGTCGTCGGGGCTCCGGTCCGCGCCGACATCCGCGCCCTGTACGACCGCGCCTATGCCCCGCCCGCGGATGGCCCGATCCGGATCCTCGTCACCGGCGGCAGCCAGGGGGCGCGCATCCTGTCCGAGACCACGCCCCGGGCCCTGGCCGCCCTGCCGGAGGCCCTGCGCGGTCGCCTGAAGGTCCAGCAGCAGTCCAGGCCCGAAACCCTCGAAACCGCGCAACGGATCTATCGGGACGCGGGCATCGCGGCCGAGGTCGCGCCGTTCTTCCGCGACATGGCGTCTCGCCTGTCCGAGGCCCATCTGGTCATCGGCCGGGCGGGGGCCTCGACCTGCGCCGAACTGGCGGTCGCCGCCATGCCCTCGATCCTGATCCCGCTGAAGATCGCCACCGACGACCATCAGCGGCTGAACGCCCGGCTGCTGACCGACGTGCAGGCCGCCGAGGTCATTCTGGAGGACTCCGTCACGGTCGACAGCCTGACCGCGGCCATCGCCGCCGTCCTGGCCGACCCCGGCCGCCTCGTCGCCATGAGCGCCGCCGCCCGCGCCGTGGCCATCCCAGATGCGGCCCAGAGACTGGCCGACCTGACCGAGGCCACGGCGGATAAGTTTGCTTCCCTCTCCCAGCGGGAGAGGGCTTGA
- a CDS encoding FtsW/RodA/SpoVE family cell cycle protein, translated as MTDASAPYSHPFSRNDPSPIAQWFWTVDRALLGAALTLIALGVALSFASSPAAILADESITDPFHYAWRMIVFACGGIGVMLILSLLSPRGVRRIAVLALLAAIVVMALLPFIGDTVKGAARWVNLGFFSLQPSEFAKPSLIVFAAWMFAEGKKGQGVPGVSIAFGFYVLTVALLLIQPDIGQTLLITTTFMAVFFMAGVPLRWVAVLGGMFVAGMTAIYLLFPHVQSRVAKFVSPGIEDTHQIDRASQAIRAGGVVGRGVGEGVMKRSVPDLHTDFIYSVGAEEFGLVLSLTIIGLYAFIVIRGMRRAMKLNDPFEQTAAAGLFMLIGLQASINVAVNLNLIPTKGMTLPFISYGGSSMLAMGVTMGFALALTRRRPGAYEPGASLSHPGRLLMR; from the coding sequence ATGACCGACGCCTCCGCGCCCTACAGCCATCCGTTCTCCCGGAACGACCCCAGCCCGATCGCCCAGTGGTTCTGGACCGTCGACCGGGCGCTGCTGGGTGCGGCCCTGACCCTGATCGCTCTGGGCGTGGCGCTCAGCTTCGCCTCCAGCCCCGCCGCCATCCTGGCGGACGAGTCGATCACCGATCCGTTCCACTACGCCTGGCGCATGATCGTGTTTGCCTGCGGGGGCATCGGGGTGATGCTGATCCTGTCGTTGCTGTCGCCGCGCGGGGTGCGCCGCATCGCCGTGCTGGCCCTGCTGGCGGCCATCGTCGTCATGGCCCTGCTGCCCTTCATCGGCGACACGGTGAAGGGGGCGGCCCGCTGGGTGAACCTGGGCTTCTTCAGCCTGCAGCCCAGTGAGTTCGCCAAGCCCAGCCTGATCGTCTTCGCCGCCTGGATGTTCGCGGAAGGCAAGAAGGGCCAGGGCGTGCCCGGCGTCTCCATCGCCTTCGGCTTCTACGTCCTGACCGTGGCCCTGCTGCTGATCCAGCCGGACATCGGCCAGACCCTGCTGATCACCACCACCTTCATGGCAGTCTTCTTCATGGCCGGGGTGCCATTGCGCTGGGTCGCCGTGCTGGGCGGCATGTTCGTGGCGGGCATGACGGCCATCTATCTGCTGTTCCCCCACGTTCAGTCCCGGGTGGCCAAGTTCGTCTCGCCCGGCATCGAGGACACCCACCAGATCGACCGCGCCTCCCAGGCCATCCGCGCCGGCGGCGTCGTCGGGCGCGGGGTAGGGGAGGGGGTGATGAAACGCTCGGTCCCCGACCTGCACACGGATTTCATCTATTCCGTCGGGGCCGAGGAGTTCGGCCTGGTGCTCAGCCTGACGATCATCGGCCTGTATGCCTTCATCGTCATCCGCGGCATGCGCCGGGCGATGAAGCTGAACGATCCGTTCGAACAGACGGCGGCGGCCGGGCTGTTCATGCTGATCGGCCTGCAGGCCTCGATCAATGTGGCGGTGAACCTGAACCTGATCCCGACCAAGGGCATGACCCTGCCCTTCATCAGCTACGGGGGCTCGTCCATGCTGGCCATGGGCGTGACCATGGGCTTCGCCCTGGCCCTGACCCGGCGCCGACCTGGAGCCTATGAACCCGGGGCCAGCCTGTCGCACCCCGGCCGTCTTTTGATGCGATAG
- a CDS encoding UDP-N-acetylmuramoyl-L-alanyl-D-glutamate--2,6-diaminopimelate ligase — protein sequence MSAIHLSELLKRDVASDPVITGVTSDSRKVKAGTLFVALPGTAADGRAFIPQALSQGAAAVLAPQDTPEGAAPLLVRSGDVRRAYALAARGFYGTQPRTCVAVTGTNGKTSVAAFCRQIWAGLGLKSASMGTLGVVSQSGVATTALTPPGLTSPDAGDAARLLATLAEDGVTHLALEASSHGIDQRRLDGVSLKAAAFTNLTQDHLDYHGDMAAYRSAKLRLFETLLPRGRTAVLNADSDAYSTFAAASIMSGLGIMAVGERGRDLALVGRRAVPEGQRLILDIRGDVHEILLPLAGAFQASNALVAAGLCIAAGEDATRVVAALESITGAAGRLQRISGGRGEAYVDYAHTPDGLETVLKALRPHATGRLIVVFGAGGDRDKGKRPLMGEIAGRLADIAIVTDDNPRSEDAAAIRAQVRAGCPSALEIGDRRAAIREATAMMRDGDVVVVAGKGHEQGQIVGGTTHPFDDATELAEALRLDA from the coding sequence GTGAGCGCGATCCACCTGTCCGAACTGCTGAAGCGCGACGTCGCCTCCGATCCGGTCATCACCGGGGTCACGTCCGACAGCCGCAAGGTCAAGGCCGGAACCCTGTTCGTCGCGCTGCCGGGCACCGCCGCCGACGGCCGCGCCTTCATCCCCCAGGCCCTGTCCCAGGGGGCGGCGGCCGTCCTGGCCCCGCAGGACACCCCCGAGGGCGCCGCGCCCCTGCTGGTCCGGTCCGGCGACGTGCGCCGCGCCTATGCCCTGGCCGCGCGCGGCTTCTACGGCACCCAGCCCCGCACCTGCGTCGCCGTCACCGGGACCAACGGCAAGACCTCGGTCGCCGCCTTCTGTCGCCAGATTTGGGCCGGCCTGGGCCTCAAGTCCGCCAGCATGGGCACACTCGGCGTCGTCTCGCAGTCCGGCGTCGCCACCACGGCCCTGACCCCGCCCGGCCTGACCAGCCCCGACGCCGGCGACGCCGCCCGCCTGCTGGCCACCCTGGCCGAGGACGGCGTCACCCATCTGGCGCTCGAGGCCTCATCGCACGGCATCGACCAGCGCCGGCTGGACGGGGTGTCGCTGAAGGCCGCCGCCTTCACCAACCTGACCCAGGACCATCTCGACTATCACGGCGACATGGCCGCCTACCGGTCCGCCAAGCTGCGCCTGTTCGAGACCCTGCTGCCGCGCGGCCGGACCGCCGTGCTGAACGCCGACTCCGACGCCTATTCGACCTTCGCCGCCGCCTCCATCATGTCCGGACTCGGCATCATGGCCGTGGGGGAGCGCGGCCGCGATCTCGCCCTGGTCGGACGACGCGCCGTGCCCGAGGGGCAGCGTCTGATCCTGGACATCCGCGGCGACGTCCACGAGATCCTGCTGCCGCTGGCCGGGGCCTTCCAGGCCTCCAACGCTCTCGTCGCCGCCGGCCTCTGCATCGCCGCCGGCGAGGACGCGACCCGCGTGGTCGCCGCCCTGGAGTCGATCACCGGTGCCGCCGGCCGGCTGCAGCGGATCAGCGGCGGGCGGGGTGAGGCCTATGTCGACTATGCCCATACCCCCGACGGCCTCGAGACCGTGCTCAAGGCGCTGCGCCCCCACGCGACCGGCCGGCTGATCGTCGTCTTCGGGGCCGGCGGCGACCGGGACAAGGGCAAGCGGCCCCTGATGGGCGAGATCGCCGGCCGTCTGGCCGACATCGCCATCGTCACCGACGACAACCCCCGCTCCGAAGACGCAGCCGCTATTCGGGCCCAGGTCCGCGCGGGCTGCCCCTCGGCTCTGGAGATCGGCGACCGCCGCGCCGCCATCCGCGAGGCCACCGCCATGATGCGCGACGGAGATGTGGTCGTCGTCGCCGGAAAAGGGCATGAGCAGGGGCAGATCGTCGGGGGCACGACTCACCCCTTCGACGACGCCACTGAACTCGCTGAGGCCTTGCGCTTGGATGCCTGA
- the mraY gene encoding phospho-N-acetylmuramoyl-pentapeptide-transferase, whose protein sequence is MFYLLYLYAGDAAKDYPMLNLIQYQTVRVALAMATAMIVAVMMGSRFIAYMRVKQGKGQPIRADGPVSHLSKVGTPTMGGLMILAGIAVAVFLWGDLTNPYIWIVSGVTAAFAVLGFVDDYAKVTKQTSAGLTSKQKLMAQVVVSVIAGILVVLWTTQSPTSPGLETSIAFPFFKNVLLNIGWFYVAFAAFTIVGFSNAVNLTDGLDGLAIVPVMMSAAAFGIISYLVGNFIFSDYLGVHHVPGSGELAIFCAAIIGGGTGFLWYNAPPAKIFMGDTGSLALGGALGSIAVATKHELVLGIVGGLFVIEAASVMIQVAYFKATQKRIFLMAPIHHHFEKMGWPESTVVIRFWIVAAMLALVGLSTLKLR, encoded by the coding sequence ATGTTTTACCTGCTGTATCTGTACGCCGGCGACGCGGCGAAGGATTATCCGATGCTGAATCTGATCCAGTATCAGACGGTGCGCGTCGCCCTGGCCATGGCCACGGCCATGATCGTGGCGGTGATGATGGGCAGCCGCTTCATCGCCTATATGCGGGTCAAACAGGGCAAGGGTCAGCCGATCCGCGCCGACGGCCCCGTGTCGCATCTGTCCAAGGTCGGCACCCCGACCATGGGTGGGCTGATGATCCTGGCGGGCATCGCCGTGGCGGTGTTCCTGTGGGGCGACCTGACCAACCCCTATATCTGGATCGTCTCGGGCGTGACCGCCGCCTTCGCCGTGCTCGGCTTCGTCGACGACTATGCCAAGGTCACGAAACAGACCTCGGCCGGCCTGACCTCGAAACAGAAACTGATGGCCCAGGTCGTCGTCTCGGTCATCGCCGGCATCCTAGTGGTGCTGTGGACGACCCAGTCGCCCACCTCGCCGGGGCTGGAGACCTCGATCGCCTTCCCCTTCTTCAAAAACGTGCTGCTGAATATCGGCTGGTTCTACGTCGCCTTCGCTGCCTTCACGATCGTCGGCTTCTCGAACGCGGTGAACCTGACCGACGGCCTGGACGGCCTAGCCATCGTGCCGGTGATGATGTCGGCGGCGGCGTTCGGTATCATCAGCTACCTGGTCGGTAACTTCATCTTCTCGGACTATCTGGGCGTTCACCACGTGCCCGGCTCGGGCGAGCTGGCCATCTTCTGCGCCGCCATCATTGGCGGGGGCACGGGCTTCCTCTGGTATAACGCCCCCCCGGCCAAGATCTTCATGGGCGACACGGGATCCCTGGCCCTGGGCGGCGCGCTCGGCTCCATCGCCGTGGCCACCAAGCACGAGCTCGTCCTGGGCATCGTCGGCGGCCTGTTCGTCATCGAGGCCGCCTCGGTCATGATCCAGGTCGCCTATTTCAAGGCGACCCAGAAACGCATCTTCCTGATGGCTCCGATCCACCACCATTTCGAGAAGATGGGCTGGCCGGAATCGACCGTCGTGATCCGCTTCTGGATCGTCGCCGCCATGCTGGCCCTGGTCGGGCTGAGCACGCTGAAGCTGCGGTGA
- the murD gene encoding UDP-N-acetylmuramoyl-L-alanine--D-glutamate ligase, with protein sequence MIPVPGYEGRRVAVFGLGRSGITAARALKAGGALPILWDDGVSGRMQAEAEGFVVEDLTTADWSGFAALVLSPGAPLTHPKPHWTVDKARAAAVPVLGDIELFAQALAALPAEARSRVVAITGTNGKSTTTALIGWVLKQAGLTVHIGGNIGIGVLALPALTFSAERGPPGPLLSGSPTADLEVRAPAQAVYVIEVSSYQLDLTTRFAPDVAILTNISPDHLDRHGGMEGYVAAKTRLFQVMSPDKVALIGVDDDWGWTTVNALNARRLRVSTITTRTPPALIDPTGGVPVAELATRLPDQTPAFEAGRFIILDATGGRLVADGVAITDLAPARSLPGRHNAQNAAFAYAAARALGVSHEAAVAGLMTFPGLAHRMETVGQLDGQTDQASTVKFVNDSKATNADAARQALMSYPTSFWITGGRAKDGGIEDLRDLFPRVAKAYLIGEAAADFAATLGDTPHVIAGDMATAVALAAADARAAGGDQVVLLSPACASFDQFPDFEVRGEAFRQAVLNLGATPSVHD encoded by the coding sequence ATGATCCCCGTCCCGGGCTACGAGGGCCGCCGTGTCGCCGTCTTCGGCCTAGGCCGGTCGGGCATCACGGCCGCGCGGGCGCTCAAGGCCGGCGGGGCCCTGCCCATCCTGTGGGACGACGGCGTCTCCGGCCGGATGCAGGCCGAGGCCGAAGGGTTCGTCGTCGAGGACCTGACCACCGCCGACTGGTCCGGCTTCGCCGCCCTGGTCCTGTCGCCCGGCGCGCCCCTGACCCATCCGAAGCCCCACTGGACGGTGGACAAGGCCCGCGCCGCCGCTGTTCCCGTGCTGGGCGACATCGAGCTGTTCGCCCAGGCGCTTGCCGCCCTCCCGGCTGAGGCCCGGAGCAGGGTCGTCGCGATCACCGGCACCAATGGCAAGTCCACCACCACCGCCCTGATCGGCTGGGTCCTGAAACAGGCGGGCCTGACCGTCCACATCGGCGGCAACATCGGCATCGGCGTGCTCGCCCTGCCGGCCCTGACTTTCAGCGCGGAACGCGGACCTCCAGGTCCGCTCTTGTCCGGATCGCCGACGGCGGACCTGGAGGTCCGCGCTCCCGCTCAGGCCGTCTATGTGATCGAGGTCTCCAGCTACCAGCTGGACCTGACCACTCGCTTCGCCCCCGACGTCGCCATCCTGACGAACATCAGCCCCGACCATCTGGACCGCCACGGCGGCATGGAAGGCTATGTCGCGGCCAAGACCCGCCTGTTCCAGGTCATGTCACCCGACAAGGTCGCCTTGATCGGGGTGGACGATGACTGGGGCTGGACCACGGTCAACGCCCTGAACGCGCGGCGTTTGCGGGTCAGCACCATCACCACCCGCACCCCGCCCGCTTTGATCGATCCGACCGGCGGCGTGCCCGTGGCCGAGCTCGCGACCCGTCTACCTGACCAGACGCCCGCCTTCGAAGCCGGCCGGTTCATCATCCTGGATGCCACCGGGGGCCGGCTGGTCGCGGACGGCGTGGCCATCACCGACCTGGCCCCGGCCCGCTCACTGCCCGGCCGTCACAACGCCCAGAACGCCGCCTTCGCCTATGCCGCCGCCCGGGCCCTCGGTGTCTCGCACGAGGCGGCGGTCGCGGGATTGATGACCTTCCCCGGCCTGGCGCACCGGATGGAAACGGTCGGTCAGCTGGACGGGCAAACCGACCAGGCCAGCACTGTGAAGTTCGTCAACGACTCCAAGGCGACCAACGCCGACGCCGCGCGCCAGGCGCTGATGTCCTATCCAACCAGTTTCTGGATCACCGGCGGCCGGGCCAAGGACGGCGGGATCGAAGACCTGCGCGACCTCTTCCCCCGCGTGGCCAAGGCCTATCTGATCGGCGAAGCGGCCGCCGATTTCGCCGCGACGCTGGGCGATACACCCCATGTCATCGCCGGCGACATGGCCACCGCCGTCGCCCTGGCCGCCGCAGACGCCCGGGCTGCCGGCGGCGATCAGGTCGTCCTGCTCAGCCCCGCCTGCGCCAGCTTCGACCAGTTTCCGGACTTCGAGGTGCGGGGCGAGGCGTTTCGCCAGGCGGTTCTTAACCTCGGCGCTACCCCTTCGGTTCATGATTGA
- a CDS encoding tetratricopeptide repeat protein, translating into MRILLVSASLIALVAGAAVAQDAPAASEPAPPRPAIIVAPPLSLPPMIVPEPQADPADPPVPTIEAIPRVWAPAPRDAQGRSAYGLYLSGRSALSAGEAAEGADLLARVEALTPEQPTVQEQAFTSALLAGDLGLAARLAPATATASPVITQAGALVSVVQAFAADEARAANMALKANPIGAPHARAGALIAPWIAAAAGDWDTALAEPNPTADPLTVVLGRFDRARLLEHRRRYDEADAAFKVLAEDARTGPLFRVAYGSFLERRGRRDEALAVYDAALAVGAGDPALAAARARLVARGRAPALPSFREGAAEALTVAAQQASAEGSNEFAVVYLRLSLSLDRDPTALYRLGSTLSQANLEGPAQVTLEQISDADPSIYAAARVSLGVTLDKEDKPEEALAAFRQAQAATPADRRVAGLIASQLMKLERWDAALEVLNGPLLNTADQTPNIRFMRGVAHESLGQVPEAEAELWAALQAEPDDPSFLNYLGYLWVDSGTRVAEGAAMIQRAHAADPEDGNIQDSLGWAQYRQGQFDIAVDTLEQAVAKEPANAEINDHLGDAYWQVGRRREAGFQWNRVLTLDPDAERRTEVERKLEQGLTDVAPAAAGGG; encoded by the coding sequence ATGCGTATCCTCCTCGTTTCGGCCTCCCTCATCGCTCTTGTCGCCGGCGCGGCGGTGGCCCAGGATGCGCCCGCCGCCTCCGAGCCTGCGCCCCCGCGCCCCGCCATCATCGTGGCCCCGCCGCTTTCGCTCCCGCCGATGATCGTTCCGGAGCCCCAGGCCGACCCCGCCGATCCCCCCGTCCCCACCATCGAAGCCATCCCGCGCGTCTGGGCCCCGGCCCCCCGCGACGCCCAGGGCCGCAGTGCCTACGGCCTGTATCTGTCGGGCCGTTCCGCCCTCAGCGCGGGGGAGGCGGCCGAGGGGGCCGATCTCCTGGCCCGGGTCGAGGCCCTGACCCCGGAACAGCCGACCGTTCAGGAACAGGCCTTCACCTCGGCCCTGCTGGCCGGAGATCTGGGTCTGGCCGCCCGGCTCGCCCCCGCCACCGCGACGGCCTCGCCCGTCATCACCCAGGCCGGGGCCCTGGTCTCGGTGGTCCAGGCCTTTGCCGCGGACGAGGCGCGCGCCGCCAATATGGCCTTGAAGGCGAACCCTATCGGTGCCCCCCACGCCCGCGCCGGGGCCCTCATCGCGCCCTGGATCGCCGCCGCCGCCGGGGACTGGGACACGGCCCTGGCCGAACCCAATCCGACCGCCGATCCCCTGACCGTCGTCCTGGGCCGGTTCGACCGGGCGCGGCTGCTGGAGCATCGTCGCCGTTACGACGAGGCCGACGCCGCCTTCAAGGTCCTGGCCGAGGATGCGCGGACCGGTCCCCTGTTCCGCGTCGCCTATGGCAGTTTCCTCGAACGGCGCGGCCGCCGCGACGAGGCCCTGGCCGTCTATGACGCGGCCCTGGCCGTCGGCGCCGGCGACCCGGCCCTGGCCGCCGCCCGGGCCCGCCTGGTCGCCCGCGGTCGCGCGCCCGCGCTGCCGAGCTTCCGCGAGGGCGCGGCCGAGGCCCTGACGGTCGCGGCCCAGCAGGCTTCGGCGGAGGGGTCCAATGAGTTCGCGGTCGTCTATCTGCGGCTGTCGCTGAGCCTCGACCGCGATCCGACCGCCCTCTACCGATTGGGCTCCACCCTGTCCCAGGCCAATCTGGAGGGCCCGGCCCAGGTCACGCTGGAACAGATCTCCGACGCCGACCCGTCGATCTATGCGGCCGCCCGCGTGTCGCTGGGCGTGACCCTGGACAAGGAAGACAAGCCGGAGGAGGCCCTGGCCGCCTTCCGCCAGGCCCAGGCCGCCACCCCCGCCGACCGCCGCGTCGCCGGACTGATCGCCAGCCAGTTGATGAAGCTGGAGCGCTGGGACGCCGCGCTCGAGGTGCTGAATGGGCCGTTGCTGAACACCGCCGACCAAACGCCCAACATTCGCTTCATGCGCGGCGTCGCCCATGAATCCTTGGGGCAGGTGCCCGAGGCGGAGGCCGAGCTGTGGGCCGCGCTCCAGGCCGAGCCCGACGATCCGTCCTTCCTGAACTATCTCGGCTACCTCTGGGTCGACAGCGGCACCCGGGTCGCCGAGGGGGCCGCGATGATCCAGCGCGCCCATGCCGCCGACCCGGAGGACGGCAATATCCAAGACAGTCTGGGCTGGGCCCAGTATCGCCAGGGTCAGTTCGACATCGCCGTCGACACCCTCGAGCAGGCGGTGGCCAAGGAACCGGCCAATGCCGAGATCAACGACCACCTGGGCGACGCCTATTGGCAGGTCGGTCGCCGGCGCGAGGCGGGGTTCCAGTGGAACCGTGTCCTGACCCTGGACCCCGACGCCGAACGCCGGACCGAGGTCGAGCGCAAGCTGGAACAGGGCCTGACCGACGTCGCGCCCGCTGCAGCCGGCGGGGGCTGA
- the murF gene encoding UDP-N-acetylmuramoyl-tripeptide--D-alanyl-D-alanine ligase — MPEPTPPLWTAQEIAVATGGRLEGGHFTADGLTYNSREIAPGDLFLALKGERDGHDFAAAAFAAGATGALVERPVEGGPHIVVPDTLKALEALGAAARDRAPHIRRGAVTGSVGKTSVTQAIKAGLDLAGPAHASIKSYNNHIGVPLTLARMHPSVGRAVFEIGMNAPGEIGPLAKMVQPHAACVTTVGPVHIEAFADGEAGVAREKAAIFQGLGPGGLAVINGDNPWEGLLHQAALHVGARVATFGSEPAHDARLVDFTPFEGGARVSAEIYGRSHVFPLRQSGFHWGLNSLAVILMLDALDVPVETALLALAQFEPLKGRGETRAVSIPGGAFTLIDESYNANSLSMTAGFRSLGAKPVQRGGRRVVVLTDMLELGDQSVTLHAGLAPAIEAAGIDVVHAAGSQMRHLYEALSPARRGIWSETAADLADHAAELVGPDDIVMVKGSNGSKASLVAAALARLERAEV, encoded by the coding sequence ATGCCTGAACCGACACCGCCGCTCTGGACGGCTCAAGAGATCGCCGTCGCGACGGGCGGACGGCTCGAGGGCGGTCATTTCACCGCCGACGGCCTGACCTACAACAGTCGCGAGATCGCACCCGGCGACCTGTTCCTGGCCCTCAAGGGGGAGCGCGACGGTCACGATTTCGCCGCTGCGGCCTTCGCCGCCGGGGCCACGGGGGCCCTGGTCGAACGTCCGGTGGAGGGTGGCCCACACATCGTCGTGCCCGACACGCTAAAGGCGCTGGAAGCGCTTGGAGCCGCCGCGCGCGACCGGGCTCCCCACATCCGCCGGGGGGCCGTGACCGGCAGCGTCGGCAAGACCAGCGTCACCCAGGCGATCAAGGCCGGCCTCGACCTCGCCGGTCCGGCTCATGCCTCGATCAAGAGCTACAACAACCACATCGGCGTGCCCCTGACCCTGGCCCGCATGCACCCCTCGGTCGGGCGGGCGGTGTTCGAGATCGGCATGAACGCGCCGGGCGAGATCGGGCCGCTGGCGAAGATGGTCCAGCCCCACGCCGCCTGCGTCACCACCGTGGGCCCGGTCCATATCGAGGCGTTTGCCGACGGCGAGGCCGGGGTGGCCCGCGAGAAGGCCGCCATCTTCCAGGGCCTGGGCCCCGGGGGCCTGGCGGTGATCAACGGCGACAACCCGTGGGAAGGCCTGCTGCACCAGGCGGCGCTCCACGTCGGGGCCCGCGTCGCCACCTTCGGCTCGGAGCCCGCCCACGACGCCCGTCTGGTCGACTTCACGCCCTTCGAGGGCGGGGCCCGCGTTTCCGCCGAGATCTATGGCCGGTCGCACGTCTTCCCGCTGAGACAGTCCGGCTTCCACTGGGGCCTGAACAGTCTGGCCGTCATCCTGATGCTGGACGCCCTGGATGTGCCGGTCGAGACCGCGCTGCTGGCCCTGGCGCAGTTCGAGCCGCTGAAGGGGCGAGGGGAGACCCGCGCCGTCTCCATCCCGGGCGGAGCCTTCACCCTGATCGACGAGAGCTACAACGCCAATTCCCTGTCGATGACGGCGGGCTTCCGCTCCCTGGGTGCGAAGCCGGTCCAGCGGGGCGGGCGTCGCGTCGTCGTCCTGACCGACATGCTGGAGCTCGGCGACCAGTCCGTGACCCTGCACGCCGGCCTGGCCCCGGCGATCGAGGCAGCCGGCATCGACGTCGTCCATGCCGCGGGCTCGCAGATGCGTCATCTCTATGAGGCCCTGAGCCCGGCGCGCCGGGGCATCTGGAGCGAGACCGCCGCCGATCTCGCCGACCACGCCGCGGAACTGGTCGGCCCCGACGACATCGTCATGGTCAAGGGGTCGAACGGGTCCAAGGCTTCGCTTGTGGCGGCAGCGCTTGCCCGGCTAGAGCGGGCGGAAGTCTAA